The Streptomyces sp. V3I7 genome segment CCGGGCGGAGCGGTGGACAAGGTGGAGCTCTGGGCGGGCCGCTGGGCCACCGGGCCCGGCGAGGTGGTGGTGAACCGGCCGTCGGACTGGACCGCTGACGACCTCGGCAAGAAACTCCGGCTGCCCTCGGGTCCGACCCTCACCATCGTCGGGTTCGGCTTCGATTTGAGCCGCACGGCGGACTCCTGGGTCGCCCCCGGCCAGATCGCTGCCCTGCATCCGACCGCCACCCAGATGCTGCTCCGGTTCAAGAACGCCTCGTCGGAGAAACAACTCCGGGCCGGCCTCTCCTCGGTGACCGGCGGGCTGCCGACGGGAGCCCTGACGAGTACCCAGTCGTACCTGCTGCTCAAGCACCAGATCGGCAGCTCGGCCCGGGCGTTCGCGCCCTATCTGATGACCTTCGGCATCCTCGGCATCCTGGTGGCGGTGCTGATCGTCGCCAATGTGGTCAGCGGCGCCGTGATCTCCGGCTTCCGGCACATCGGCATCCTCAAGGCGCTGGGATTCACCCCGGGACAGGTGCTCGCCGTCTATCTCGCCATGATCTCCGCACCCGCCGTGCTCGGCTGTGCGCTCGGTACCGTCTGCGGCAACCTGCTGGCGCGCCCCTTCTTCGAGTTCGTGTTCACGGGGCCGGATGCGGGCGTGTTCCACGACAGCGTCGGCATCGCGCCCTGGGTGAACGTCGTCGCACTGCTCGGGGTGCCCGCCGTCTGCCTCCTCGCGGCACTCGCTCCCTCACTGCGGGCACGCGCCCTGTCCGCGGCGCGGGCCATCAGCGCGGGCAGCGCCCCGCGCGCGGGGCGGGCACTCGGCATTCAGCGGCGGCTGGCGGGCACCCGGCTGGCGCGGTCGGTGAGCCTCGGCATGGGACTGCCCTTCGCCCGCCCGGGGCGCAGCGCGCTGACCCTGGCCGCCGTGGTCCTGGGCGTGACGACCGTGACGTTCGCGACCGGTCTGGCCACCACGATGACCCGGTTCAGCAGCCCCGAACGACACCCGTACGACGTCACGGTGTACGCCAGCAACTTCCGGCACGGCAAGGAGATCCAGCCGGAGCACGGAGACCGCGCGCTGGAGCGGCTTCTGCGTTCGCTGCCGGGCGCGACCCACGTCGCGGCGCGGGGAGACGCGGAGGTCGTCGTCGCCGGAACCTCGATGAAGGTCTTCCTCGAAGGCCACCGCGGTGACCCGGGGCTCGAGACCCTGATCACCAAGGGCCGCTTGCCGCACGGCACCGGCGAGGTCACGGCCGGCGAGGCCTTCCTGCGCCAGAACGGCCTGAAGGTCGGTGACCGCCTGCGACTCAGGAGGGGAGAGCGCCGGGAGGATGTGACCATCGTCGGAGAGAACATGCTGGACACCCATGGGGTGGTAGCCGGCGACTGGTCGACGTTCACGGCCCTGGCACCGGAGGAACGGCCCATCGCCTACCACATCAGACTGCGCGACGGCGCGGCACCGCAGGCCTACGCGCGCGCGGCGAGGGCCGCCGACCGAGGCGTCAGCCCGACACTGGAGGGTCCGAACAACCTCGGCCGGACCATCATCGGCTCCGCCGCGATGCTGACCCTGATGCTTGCCGTGGTCACCTCGCTCGGCGTCTTCAACACGGTCGTCCTCAACACCCACGACCGGCGTCGCGACCTGGGCATGCTCAAGTCGATCGGCATGACGCCCCGGCAGGTCACGACGATGATGGTGACCTCGATGGCGGTGCTCGGCGTGATCGGCTCGCTGCTCGGCATTCCGCTCGGCATCGCCGGATACGAGGCGGTGATGCCCCGCATGGCAGGCGCCATCGACGTCACCCTCCCGTCGTACATGACGGACGTCTGGCACGCCCCAGCCCTGGGCGGCCTCGCCCTCGCGGGCCTGGTGATCGCACTCCTGGGTTCGTTCGTCCCGGCCCGGCGCGCGGCGCGGCTGACGGTGGCGGAGGTGCTGCACAGCGAGTAGCGATGGATGCGGCCGGGGAGTCAGGCCCCGCAACCGATCAGGATCGAAGAAGCCGCACCCCGCTCCCCCGTCCTAGCGTGAAGGCGTCGGCGAAATCGTCGGCGGCATCGCACCGCAGAAGGAGTCACCCCGTCATGACCGCAGGTCTCAGGACGATCATCTATCCCGTCAAGGATCTCGACCGGGCGAAGGAGCGGTTCGCCGCCCTGCTGGAAGTGGAG includes the following:
- a CDS encoding ABC transporter permease — its product is MRAVWKAARAAVRRRRLQTVVIWLVTLVSTGSMVVALGLVAAASGPFDEAFGEQRGPHVVAAFDPHKVPDVQLRRAARASAVEAVSGPFSQATVTIPRGAGDDYGLGGELTVVGRPGPGGAVDKVELWAGRWATGPGEVVVNRPSDWTADDLGKKLRLPSGPTLTIVGFGFDLSRTADSWVAPGQIAALHPTATQMLLRFKNASSEKQLRAGLSSVTGGLPTGALTSTQSYLLLKHQIGSSARAFAPYLMTFGILGILVAVLIVANVVSGAVISGFRHIGILKALGFTPGQVLAVYLAMISAPAVLGCALGTVCGNLLARPFFEFVFTGPDAGVFHDSVGIAPWVNVVALLGVPAVCLLAALAPSLRARALSAARAISAGSAPRAGRALGIQRRLAGTRLARSVSLGMGLPFARPGRSALTLAAVVLGVTTVTFATGLATTMTRFSSPERHPYDVTVYASNFRHGKEIQPEHGDRALERLLRSLPGATHVAARGDAEVVVAGTSMKVFLEGHRGDPGLETLITKGRLPHGTGEVTAGEAFLRQNGLKVGDRLRLRRGERREDVTIVGENMLDTHGVVAGDWSTFTALAPEERPIAYHIRLRDGAAPQAYARAARAADRGVSPTLEGPNNLGRTIIGSAAMLTLMLAVVTSLGVFNTVVLNTHDRRRDLGMLKSIGMTPRQVTTMMVTSMAVLGVIGSLLGIPLGIAGYEAVMPRMAGAIDVTLPSYMTDVWHAPALGGLALAGLVIALLGSFVPARRAARLTVAEVLHSE